The following coding sequences lie in one Gadus morhua chromosome 20, gadMor3.0, whole genome shotgun sequence genomic window:
- the cmklr2 gene encoding G-protein coupled receptor 1: protein MDYENYSYVELVEYGDVEETHAATPTLQTETLHLVSVVIYSISFVLGLAGNGVVIWVTACKSKRTKNSLWLLNLAVADFVFVLFLPFSIDYVLKDFHWEYGRVLCKLNSFVAVMNMYASVLFLTLLSVDRYVSLAHAAWCQRSRLARCPLAVCCCTWALSAALSSPTLVFRDVAHFQDKVYCYNNFPAPSTHVVMVAVRTTVGFLLPFSAIGTSGLLLVLKVRRSDGAVRVSSFSKMVSVVILAFFLCWAPFHTLSLMELFVHTSRSGLLSGLLRMGFPLATSLAFFNSCVNPMLYLFLHKKVRGVLKRACLEITKNSIREINSISASQSSLVEDLPHSLTEMPVDSSTVTSEVPEHAQ from the coding sequence ATGGACTACGAGAACTACAGCTATGTCGAGTTGGTCGAGTACGGAGACGTGGAGGAGACCCACGCCGCGACCCCGACCCTCCAGACGGAGACGCTGCACCTCGTCTCCGTGGTGATCTACAGCATCTCCTTCGTGCTGGGGCTGGCCGGCAACGGCGTGGTCATCTGGGTGACGGCGTGTAAGAGCAAGCGGACTAAGAACAGCCTGTGGCTGCTCAACCTTGCCGTGGCCGACTTCGTGTTCGTGCTCTTCCTGCCCTTCTCCATCGACTACGTGCTGAAGGACTTCCACTGGGAGTACGGCCGGGTTCTGTGCAAGCTCAACTCCTTCGTGGCCGTCATGAACATGTACGCCAGCGTGCTGTTCCTCACCCTGCTCAGCGTGGACCGCTACGTGTCTCTGGCGCACGCAGCCTGGTGCCAGCGCTCGCGTCTGGCCCGCTGCCCGCTGGCCGTGTGCTGCTGCACGTGGGCGCTGTCGGCGGCCCTCAGCTCCCCCACCCTGGTGTTCAGGGACGTCGCTCACTTCCAGGACAAGGTCTACTGCTACAACAACTTCCCGGCGCCGTCGACCCACGTGGTCATGGTGGCGGTCCGCACCACGGTGGGCTTCCTGCTGCCCTTCAGCGCCATCGGCACCTCGGGGCTCCTCCTGGTGCTGAAGGTGCGGCGGTCCGACGGAGCCGTGCGCGTGTCCAGCTTCTCCAAAATGGTGTCGGTGGTCATCCTGGCGTTCTTCCTGTGCTGGGCGCCGTTCCACACCCTGAGTCTGATGGAGCTGTTCGTCCACACCTCGCGGTCGGGGCTCCTGAGCGGGCTGCTCAGGATGGGCTTCCCCCTGGCCACCAGCCTGGCCTTCTTCAACAGCTGCGTCAACCCCATGCTCTACCTGTTCCTGCACAAGAAGGTGAGGGGCGTCCTGAAGAGGGCCTGCCTCGAGATCACCAAGAACTCCATCAGGGAGATCAACTCCATCTCTGCGTCCCAAAGCTCCTTGGTGGAGGACCTGCCCCACAGTCTCACGGAGATGCCCGTTGATTCGTCCACGGTGACGTCAGAGGTCCCAGAACACGCACAGTGA
- the LOC115533475 gene encoding NADH-ubiquinone oxidoreductase 75 kDa subunit, mitochondrial, with protein MLRWPVVRRTLLGVSRPGGGVVVPNNVRTVATATASKLVEVFVDGSPVLVEPGTTVMQACEKLGVQIPHFCYHERLSVAGNCRMCLVEIERVPKPVAACAMPVMKGWNILTNSDKTRRAREGVMEFLLANHPLDCPICDQGGECDLQDQSMLRPVHVLSLSPPSSPPRRTSPCTVFKSPVLAAPFASEVAGVEDLGTTGRGNDLQIGTYVERMFMSELSGNVIDLCPVGALTSKPYAFTARPWETRATESIDVLDAVGSNIVVSTREGEVMRVLPRLHDDINEEWISDKTRFAYDGLKRQRLTQPMVRSASGQLVATSWEDVLTRVAGALQAADGREIAAVVGGLVDAEALVALKDMLNRLNSDTLCTEEVFPMEGAGSDLRSNYLLNTGIAGIEEADLLLLVGTNPRYEAALVNARIRKSWLHNELQVALVGRKVDLTYTYEHLGDSAKILLEIAAGTHPFSKALAEAKRPIVIIGSSVLQREDGAAVMGAVASISQNARNNREVDRSWKVLNVLHRVASQVAALDLGYKPGVESIRKNPPKVLFLLGADAGCITRQDLADDSLIIYQGHHGDAGAPMADIILPGAAYTEKCSTYVNTEGRAQQTRVAVTAPGMAREDWTIIRAVSELAGVTLPYDTLDEVRDRLEECAPNLVRYDDIEEANYFQQAYELFKGGDQTVLDEPFSPPLLTVKDFYMTDPISRASQTMAKCVKAVTEGAQAVDEPSIC; from the exons ATGTTGCGCTGGCCCGTGGTGAGACGCACTCTTCTCGGAGTCTCCCGCCCCGGAGGAGGCGTGGTCGTCCCTAACAACG TCCGCACTGTAGCCACAGCGACGGCCAGTAAACTGGTGGAGGTCTTTGTGGATGGCAGCCCAGTCCTCGTGGAGCCCGGCACCACTGTTATGCAG GCGTGCGAGAAGCTGGGAGTCCAGATCCCACACTTCTGTTACCACGAGCGCCTCTCGGTGGCCGGGAACTGCCGGATGTGTCTGGTGGAGATCGAGAGGGTGCCCAAG CCGGTGGCAGCATGTGCCATGCCTGTGATGAAGGGCTGGAACATTCTCACTAACTCTGACAAAACCAGAAGGGCAAG AGAGGGAGTCATGGAGTTCCTCCTGGCCAACCACCCGTTGGACTGTCCCATCTGTGACCAGGGCGGGGAGTGTGACCTGCAG GACCAGTCCATGCTGA GACCTGTCCATGTACTGTCTTTAAGTCCCCCGTCCTCGCCGCCCCGTAGGACCAGTCCATGTACTGTCTTTAAGTCCCCCGTCCTCGCCGCCCC CTTCGCCAGCGAGGTCGCAGGGGTGGAGGACCTGGGCACCACCGGCCGGGGGAACGACCTCCAGATCGGCACCTACGTGGAGCGGATGTTCATGTCCGAGCTGTCGGGAAACGTCATCGACCTCTGCCCCGTGGGGGCCTTGACCTCCAAGCCCTACGCCTTCACCGCCCGGCCCTGGGAGACCAG AGCCACGGAGTCGATCGACGTCCTGGACGCCGTGGGCAGCAACATCGTGGTGAGCACCCGTGAAGGCGAGGTGATGAGGGTGCTCCCTCGGCTGCACGACGACATCAACGAGGAGTGGATCTCCGACAAAACCAG GTTCGCCTACGACGGCCTGAAGCGCCAGAGGCTGACTCAGCCAATGGTGAGGAGTGCGTCCGGGCAGCTGGTGGCCACGTCCTGGGAGGATGTGCTGACGCGCGTGGCAGGAGCG CTGCAGGCGGCTGACGGCCGTGAGATAGCAGCGGTGGTGGGGGGACTGGTGGACGCGGAGGCCCTGGTGGCCCTCAAGGACATGCTGAACCGTCTGAACAGTGACACCCTGTGCACCGAGGAGGTGTTCCCCATGGAGGGAGCCGG GTCTGACCTGCGCTCAAACTACCTGCTGAACACCGGGATCGCAGGCATCGAGGAGGccgacctgctgctgctggtgggcaCCAACCCGCGCTATGAGGCCGCTCTGGTCAACGCACGCATCAGGAAGAG TTGGCTTCATAACGAGCTTCAAGTGGCTCTGGTTGGAAGAAAGGTGGATCTCACCTACACCTACGAGCACCTCGGAGACTCTGCCAAGATCCTTCTGGAAATAGCAGCTGGAACGCACCCTTTCTCCAAG GCATTGGCTGAAGCCAAGCGTCCGATCGTCATCATTGGGAGCAGCGTGCTCCAGAGAGAGGACGGAGCCGCTGTGATGGGGGCCGTAGCCTCCATTTCCCAGAATGCTCGGAACAACAGGGAAGTGGACAGAAGCTGGAAGGTTCTCAACGTGCTTCACAG GGTTGCGAGTCAAGTGGCTGCACTTGATCTTGGGTATAAGCCAGGGGTGGAGTCCATTAGGAAGAACCCGCCCAAAGTTCTGTTCCTGCTGGGCGCCGATGCCGGCTGTATCACCCGACAAGACCTTGCCGACGACAGCCTGATCATTTATCAAG GTCACCATGGCGACGCCGGTGCACCGATGGCGGACATTATACTTCCCGGAGCGGCGTACACAGAGAAATGTAGCACTTATGTGAACACCGAGGGCCGCGCCCAGCAGACCCGGGTGGCGGTCACGGCTCCAGGAATGGCCCGCGAGGACTGGACCATCATCAGGGCCGTCTCCGAG CTGGCCGGTGTGACTTTGCCGTATGACACACTGGATGAAGTACGGGACAGATTGGAGGAATGTGCCCCAAATCTGGTGCGCTATGACGATATTGAAGAGGCCAACTATTTCCAGCAAGCCTACGAGCTGTTCAAG GGAGGGGACCAGACTGTCCTTGATGAGCCCTTCAGCCCTCCTCTGCTTACTGTGAAGGACTTCTACATGACCG ACCCTATAAGCAGAGCCTCTCAGACCATGGCCAAGTGTGTGAAGGCGGTGACAGAAGGCGCCCAGGCTGTGGACGAGCCCTCCATATGTTAG
- the ino80da gene encoding INO80 complex subunit Da isoform X1 — protein MQLTTTDVFKDKSHVMYEGKHIHFSEVDNKPLCSYSPKLCKQRRLNGYAFCIRHVLEDKTAPFKQCEYVAKYNSQRCTNPIPKAEDRRYCNSHLQVLGFIPKKERKKKHEALEDMRSRPHLESVALNITVPSLTLKVPNGVLEELPASPPCSRLLPLADAELLDPFAFSEEDTDAEGMGVPRRSASARKRPPNHRLLLHQKLRHDTELFPPPPEHFSPSSRIHTAPTNSHLPRQHSGHHHHPHHHVQPQPPPPPQQHANVPPFFLPGQPQGLLCNPVPPQTPNFLPPGLPPPTAAASPTQSPGPSLGRKPPFTAPHLPSSCKEGPSAAQRHVVVMRPAGFSPPPASLSRLQHLVQLCAKRRQDHGDLFPHLGLDWSEDSGEDDVEQEDADLERDRPFPSSWRPQDALEESGRASRRTRLLRLCSYLQEKYKHMCRQERACMRQKRYRYAFRKALLHAASKDPNCAGQLIQELHNFSSTSTSAGPAGQPHTAESGLCSGSTKGLACSGSALPFTRHCFQHILLNHSQQLFSSCTAKFADGQQCSIPVFDITHQTPLCEEHAKKMDNFLRGDGNRRVQHQQQQQQRKPRKKTKPPALTKKHKKKRRRGPRRPQKPIPPALPQGNLGMPSTSLSLPSQASIRSASTPDLSADELPDDITNEIADIPNDLELNQEDFSDVLPRLPDDMQVFDLFEGKNGELLPTTEEAEELVRALQAMGSYPESLVCLSSMGDLASSDGVDHRALGGFPGPPPPGAMGDLLNGRMPPESFPGLELEASLLQAGGAHHHHHHHFPPPPPPPSSLPSAPPPGAGASLTSVAVSSAAAAAGATSSPALLSQSSLTERTFPRTLPPQGHACKPAPAPLPAAAAPGGSHYGGEHGPSPYSDHISSPGAAAFHAGPPLLLEAPLGGGPCPPRPPWNSLSISMGEPSPFGHLSCVEGHLISTSLSTPPAAAAATHSVTLQPMAALSATPPRGLAGLTAPPGRSPSLSPAAGGHDLLTSTQPKQQLPQFSAAFGHQLAPPPSGLPKDVQPSHSSTAPPAGCSQASAAGASANSAPPPFPQSN, from the exons ATGCAGCTGACTACAA CTGATGTTTTCAAGGACAAGAGTCACGTGATGTATGaaggcaaacacatacacttctCGGAGGTGGACAATAAGCCATTGTGCTCATATAGCCCTAAGCTCTGCAAGCAGCGAAGACTCAATGGCTATGCCTTCTGTATCCGGCACGTCCTGGAGGATAAGACCGCCCCCTTCAAGCAATGTGAATATGTGGCCAAGTACAACAGCCAACGATGTACCAACCCCATCCCCAAGGCAGAGGACCGCAG ATACTGCAACAGCCACCTGCAAGTCCTGGGCTTCATCCccaagaaggagaggaagaagaagcacGAGGCGCTGGAGGACATGCGCTCCCGGCCTCACCTGGAGTCGGTGGCCCTCAACATCACGGTCCCCTCGCTCACTCTGAAGGTCCCCAACGGTGTCCTGGAGGAGCTCCCGGCCTCCCCGCCCTGCTCGCGCCTGCTGCCCCTCGCGGACGCCGAGCTCCTGGACCCCTTCGCCTTTTCCGAGGAAGACACCGACGCGGAGGGCATGGGCGTTCCTCGGAGAAGTGCCTCGGCTCGCAAGAGACCGCCCAACCACCGACTGTTGCTCCATCAGAAACTCCGCCATGACACTGAGCTTTTCCCGCCGCCCCCAGAGCACTTTAGCCCCTCCTCCCGCATCCACACGGCCCCCACCAACAGCCACCTCCCCCGCCAGCATTCAGGACATCATCACCACCCTCATCACCACGTTCAGCCgcaaccgccgccgccgccgcagcagcacGCCAACGTGCCGCCCTTTTTCCTACCAGGACAGCCGCAGGGTTTATTATGCAATCCAGTACCACCTCAGACACCCAACTTTCTGCCTCCggggctgcccccccccaccgcagCGGCCAGCCCGACACAGAGCCCCGGGCCGTCCCTCGGTAGGAAGCCCCCCTTCACTGCCCCCCACCTGCCTAGCAGCTGCAAGGAGGGGCCGAGCGCCGCCCAGAGGCACGTGGTGGTCATGCGGCCGGCGGGCTTCTCGCCGCCCCCGGCGTCCCTCAGCCGGCTGCAGCATCTCGTGCAGCTCTGCGCCAAGCGACGGCAGGACCACGGAGACCTCTTCCCACATCTAG GACTGGACTGGTCGGAGGACAGCGGCGAGGACGACGTGGAGCAGGAGGACGCCGACCTGGAGAGGGATCGGCCGTTCCCCAGCTCCTGGAGACCGCAGGACGC GTTGGAGGAGTCGGGGCGCGCCTCGCGGAGGACACGGCTGCTGAGGCTGTGCTCGTACCTCCAGGAGAAATACAAGCACATGTGCCGGCAGGAGAGGGCCTGCATGCGCCAGAAGAGATACCGCTATGCCTTCCGCAAAGCCCTCCTTCACGCAGCCAGCAAGGACCCCAACTGTGCTGGGCAGCTGATCCAGGAGCTCCACAACTTCTCCAGCACTTCCACGAG TGCCGGTCCCGCGGGCCAGCCCCACACCGCAGAGTCAGGGCTCTGCAGCGGCAGCACCAAGGGCCTGGCCTGCTCGGGCAGCGCCCTGCCCTTCACCCGCCACTGCTTTCAGC ACATCCTGTTGAACCACTCTCAGCAGCTCTTCTCCAGCTGCACTGCCAAGTTTGCCGACGGCCAGCAGTGCTCCATCCCGGTGTTCGACATCACCCACCAGACCCCTCTCTGCGAGGAGCACGCCAAAAAGATG GACAACTTCCTGCGCGGGGACGGCAACCGCCGAgtgcagcaccagcagcagcagcagcaacgcaAGCCCCGCAAGAAGACCAAGCCCCCGGCACTCACCAAGAAAcacaagaagaagaggaggagaggccccCGCCGGCCCCAGAAGCCCATCCCCCCGGCGCTGCCCCAGGGGAACCTGGGGATGCCTTCCACCAGCCTCTCGCTGCCCTCCCAGGCCAGCATCAG GAGCGCCTCTACCCCCGACCTGAGTGCAGACGAGCTGCCTGATGACATCACCAATGAAATAGCCGACATTCCAAACGACCTGGAGCTGAACCAGGAGGACTTCTCGGACGTCCTGCCGCGGCTCCCCGACGACATGCAGGTCTTTGACCTGTTTGAAG ggaAGAACGGAGAGCTGCTGCCCACcacggaggaggcggaggagctgGTGCGGGCGCTGCAGGCCATGGGCTCCTACCCCGAGTCCCTGGTGTGTCTGAGCTCCATGGGGGACCTGGCCTCCTCCGACGGCGTGGACCACCGGGCCCTGGGGGGGTTCCCCGGGCCCCCGCCGCCCGGGGCCATGGGCGACCTGCTGAACGGCCGCATGCCCCCGGAGAGCTTCCCCGGCCTGGAGCTGGAGGCCAGCCTGCTGCAGGCGGGCggcgcccaccaccaccaccaccaccacttccccccgccgccgccgccgccctcctcgctgccctcggccccgccccccggcgcCGGCGCCAGCCTGACCTCCGTGGCGGTgtcgtcggcggcggcggcggcgggggcgacctccagccccgccctcctctcccAGAGCTCCCTGACGGAGCGGACGTTCCCACGGACGCTCCCCCCCCAGGGCCACGCCTGCAAGCCGGCGCCGGCCCCCCTgcccgcggcggcggcgccgggggGCAGCCACTACGGCGGCGAGCACGGGCCGTCGCCCTACAGTGACCACATCTCCTCGCCCGGCGCCGCCGCCTTCCACGCCGGCCCCCCGCTGCTGCTGGAGGCGCCGCTGGGCGGGGGGCCGTGCCCGCCGCGCCCCCCCTGGAAcagcctctccatctccatgggCGAGCCCTCGCCGTTCGGCCACCTGAGCTGCGTGGAGGGCCACCTCATCTCcacctccctgtccacgccgcccgccgccgccgccgccacgcatTCAGTGACCCTCCAGCCCATGGCGGCCCTCTCAGCGACCCCCCCGCGCGGCCTGGCCGGCCTGACCGCCCCCCCCGgccgctccccctccctctcgccggcggcgggggggcacGACCTCCTGACCTCCACGCAGCCCAAGCAGCAGCTGCCTCAGTTCAGCGCGGCCTTCGGCCAccagctggccccgccccccagcggCCTCCCCAAGGACGTGCAGCCCAGCCACAGCTCCACCGCGCCCCCCGCCGGCTGCTCCCAGGCCAGCGCCGCCGGGGCTAGTGCCAACAGCgccccgccccccttcccccagaGCAACTGA
- the ino80da gene encoding INO80 complex subunit Da isoform X2: MYEGKHIHFSEVDNKPLCSYSPKLCKQRRLNGYAFCIRHVLEDKTAPFKQCEYVAKYNSQRCTNPIPKAEDRRYCNSHLQVLGFIPKKERKKKHEALEDMRSRPHLESVALNITVPSLTLKVPNGVLEELPASPPCSRLLPLADAELLDPFAFSEEDTDAEGMGVPRRSASARKRPPNHRLLLHQKLRHDTELFPPPPEHFSPSSRIHTAPTNSHLPRQHSGHHHHPHHHVQPQPPPPPQQHANVPPFFLPGQPQGLLCNPVPPQTPNFLPPGLPPPTAAASPTQSPGPSLGRKPPFTAPHLPSSCKEGPSAAQRHVVVMRPAGFSPPPASLSRLQHLVQLCAKRRQDHGDLFPHLGLDWSEDSGEDDVEQEDADLERDRPFPSSWRPQDALEESGRASRRTRLLRLCSYLQEKYKHMCRQERACMRQKRYRYAFRKALLHAASKDPNCAGQLIQELHNFSSTSTSAGPAGQPHTAESGLCSGSTKGLACSGSALPFTRHCFQHILLNHSQQLFSSCTAKFADGQQCSIPVFDITHQTPLCEEHAKKMDNFLRGDGNRRVQHQQQQQQRKPRKKTKPPALTKKHKKKRRRGPRRPQKPIPPALPQGNLGMPSTSLSLPSQASIRSASTPDLSADELPDDITNEIADIPNDLELNQEDFSDVLPRLPDDMQVFDLFEGKNGELLPTTEEAEELVRALQAMGSYPESLVCLSSMGDLASSDGVDHRALGGFPGPPPPGAMGDLLNGRMPPESFPGLELEASLLQAGGAHHHHHHHFPPPPPPPSSLPSAPPPGAGASLTSVAVSSAAAAAGATSSPALLSQSSLTERTFPRTLPPQGHACKPAPAPLPAAAAPGGSHYGGEHGPSPYSDHISSPGAAAFHAGPPLLLEAPLGGGPCPPRPPWNSLSISMGEPSPFGHLSCVEGHLISTSLSTPPAAAAATHSVTLQPMAALSATPPRGLAGLTAPPGRSPSLSPAAGGHDLLTSTQPKQQLPQFSAAFGHQLAPPPSGLPKDVQPSHSSTAPPAGCSQASAAGASANSAPPPFPQSN, from the exons ATGTATGaaggcaaacacatacacttctCGGAGGTGGACAATAAGCCATTGTGCTCATATAGCCCTAAGCTCTGCAAGCAGCGAAGACTCAATGGCTATGCCTTCTGTATCCGGCACGTCCTGGAGGATAAGACCGCCCCCTTCAAGCAATGTGAATATGTGGCCAAGTACAACAGCCAACGATGTACCAACCCCATCCCCAAGGCAGAGGACCGCAG ATACTGCAACAGCCACCTGCAAGTCCTGGGCTTCATCCccaagaaggagaggaagaagaagcacGAGGCGCTGGAGGACATGCGCTCCCGGCCTCACCTGGAGTCGGTGGCCCTCAACATCACGGTCCCCTCGCTCACTCTGAAGGTCCCCAACGGTGTCCTGGAGGAGCTCCCGGCCTCCCCGCCCTGCTCGCGCCTGCTGCCCCTCGCGGACGCCGAGCTCCTGGACCCCTTCGCCTTTTCCGAGGAAGACACCGACGCGGAGGGCATGGGCGTTCCTCGGAGAAGTGCCTCGGCTCGCAAGAGACCGCCCAACCACCGACTGTTGCTCCATCAGAAACTCCGCCATGACACTGAGCTTTTCCCGCCGCCCCCAGAGCACTTTAGCCCCTCCTCCCGCATCCACACGGCCCCCACCAACAGCCACCTCCCCCGCCAGCATTCAGGACATCATCACCACCCTCATCACCACGTTCAGCCgcaaccgccgccgccgccgcagcagcacGCCAACGTGCCGCCCTTTTTCCTACCAGGACAGCCGCAGGGTTTATTATGCAATCCAGTACCACCTCAGACACCCAACTTTCTGCCTCCggggctgcccccccccaccgcagCGGCCAGCCCGACACAGAGCCCCGGGCCGTCCCTCGGTAGGAAGCCCCCCTTCACTGCCCCCCACCTGCCTAGCAGCTGCAAGGAGGGGCCGAGCGCCGCCCAGAGGCACGTGGTGGTCATGCGGCCGGCGGGCTTCTCGCCGCCCCCGGCGTCCCTCAGCCGGCTGCAGCATCTCGTGCAGCTCTGCGCCAAGCGACGGCAGGACCACGGAGACCTCTTCCCACATCTAG GACTGGACTGGTCGGAGGACAGCGGCGAGGACGACGTGGAGCAGGAGGACGCCGACCTGGAGAGGGATCGGCCGTTCCCCAGCTCCTGGAGACCGCAGGACGC GTTGGAGGAGTCGGGGCGCGCCTCGCGGAGGACACGGCTGCTGAGGCTGTGCTCGTACCTCCAGGAGAAATACAAGCACATGTGCCGGCAGGAGAGGGCCTGCATGCGCCAGAAGAGATACCGCTATGCCTTCCGCAAAGCCCTCCTTCACGCAGCCAGCAAGGACCCCAACTGTGCTGGGCAGCTGATCCAGGAGCTCCACAACTTCTCCAGCACTTCCACGAG TGCCGGTCCCGCGGGCCAGCCCCACACCGCAGAGTCAGGGCTCTGCAGCGGCAGCACCAAGGGCCTGGCCTGCTCGGGCAGCGCCCTGCCCTTCACCCGCCACTGCTTTCAGC ACATCCTGTTGAACCACTCTCAGCAGCTCTTCTCCAGCTGCACTGCCAAGTTTGCCGACGGCCAGCAGTGCTCCATCCCGGTGTTCGACATCACCCACCAGACCCCTCTCTGCGAGGAGCACGCCAAAAAGATG GACAACTTCCTGCGCGGGGACGGCAACCGCCGAgtgcagcaccagcagcagcagcagcaacgcaAGCCCCGCAAGAAGACCAAGCCCCCGGCACTCACCAAGAAAcacaagaagaagaggaggagaggccccCGCCGGCCCCAGAAGCCCATCCCCCCGGCGCTGCCCCAGGGGAACCTGGGGATGCCTTCCACCAGCCTCTCGCTGCCCTCCCAGGCCAGCATCAG GAGCGCCTCTACCCCCGACCTGAGTGCAGACGAGCTGCCTGATGACATCACCAATGAAATAGCCGACATTCCAAACGACCTGGAGCTGAACCAGGAGGACTTCTCGGACGTCCTGCCGCGGCTCCCCGACGACATGCAGGTCTTTGACCTGTTTGAAG ggaAGAACGGAGAGCTGCTGCCCACcacggaggaggcggaggagctgGTGCGGGCGCTGCAGGCCATGGGCTCCTACCCCGAGTCCCTGGTGTGTCTGAGCTCCATGGGGGACCTGGCCTCCTCCGACGGCGTGGACCACCGGGCCCTGGGGGGGTTCCCCGGGCCCCCGCCGCCCGGGGCCATGGGCGACCTGCTGAACGGCCGCATGCCCCCGGAGAGCTTCCCCGGCCTGGAGCTGGAGGCCAGCCTGCTGCAGGCGGGCggcgcccaccaccaccaccaccaccacttccccccgccgccgccgccgccctcctcgctgccctcggccccgccccccggcgcCGGCGCCAGCCTGACCTCCGTGGCGGTgtcgtcggcggcggcggcggcgggggcgacctccagccccgccctcctctcccAGAGCTCCCTGACGGAGCGGACGTTCCCACGGACGCTCCCCCCCCAGGGCCACGCCTGCAAGCCGGCGCCGGCCCCCCTgcccgcggcggcggcgccgggggGCAGCCACTACGGCGGCGAGCACGGGCCGTCGCCCTACAGTGACCACATCTCCTCGCCCGGCGCCGCCGCCTTCCACGCCGGCCCCCCGCTGCTGCTGGAGGCGCCGCTGGGCGGGGGGCCGTGCCCGCCGCGCCCCCCCTGGAAcagcctctccatctccatgggCGAGCCCTCGCCGTTCGGCCACCTGAGCTGCGTGGAGGGCCACCTCATCTCcacctccctgtccacgccgcccgccgccgccgccgccacgcatTCAGTGACCCTCCAGCCCATGGCGGCCCTCTCAGCGACCCCCCCGCGCGGCCTGGCCGGCCTGACCGCCCCCCCCGgccgctccccctccctctcgccggcggcgggggggcacGACCTCCTGACCTCCACGCAGCCCAAGCAGCAGCTGCCTCAGTTCAGCGCGGCCTTCGGCCAccagctggccccgccccccagcggCCTCCCCAAGGACGTGCAGCCCAGCCACAGCTCCACCGCGCCCCCCGCCGGCTGCTCCCAGGCCAGCGCCGCCGGGGCTAGTGCCAACAGCgccccgccccccttcccccagaGCAACTGA